One region of Olleya sp. Hel_I_94 genomic DNA includes:
- a CDS encoding aspartyl protease family protein, whose protein sequence is MRLHKLLFYFFLILTFCVNAQSNYKLTDKIKSQKIEFELINNIILIPVEVNGITLKFLLDTGVSKPILFNFIKGSDSLKILNSEKIKIKGLGDVDYIDALRSSHNTFKIGDAINTDQTLFAVFDSRINLAPKLGTPIDGIIGYDLFKDFVVEVNYSGRYIRLHNPENYKYKRCNRCEVLDLEFKDNRPYLNTNVTIKAKLVPVKLLMDSGGSDALWLFEDKDKGLQHSEKYFEDFLGSGLSGDVFGKRTKIEALNLNRFTIKYPKVAFPDSVTVKAVKKFKDRDGTIGGEILKRFNLIVDYSNSKITLKKNSSFHDAFSYNKSGLQVEHDGVRVVMEINVEENSAHIRSEQSNSIAVNSVVKTNRNFSLKPTYIVHNVVKNSPAYWAGVQKGDVILTINNKITFDLTLDRIVNHFYKKSGTQIKLLVNRNGYEKEIKFRLKSPIE, encoded by the coding sequence ATGCGTTTACATAAACTATTATTTTATTTTTTTTTAATCCTTACTTTTTGTGTTAATGCGCAAAGTAACTACAAGTTAACAGATAAAATTAAATCCCAGAAAATAGAGTTTGAGTTAATTAATAATATAATTCTTATTCCTGTCGAGGTTAACGGTATTACTTTAAAATTTCTGCTTGATACAGGTGTTAGCAAACCAATTCTTTTCAATTTTATAAAAGGCTCAGACTCGTTAAAAATTTTAAATTCAGAAAAAATTAAAATTAAGGGACTTGGAGATGTAGACTACATTGACGCTTTAAGATCTAGTCATAATACTTTTAAAATTGGAGACGCAATAAATACTGATCAAACGTTGTTTGCAGTATTTGATTCCAGAATTAATTTGGCTCCTAAGTTAGGTACACCAATAGATGGTATTATTGGCTATGATTTGTTTAAGGATTTTGTTGTGGAGGTTAATTATTCTGGTAGATATATTAGGTTACACAATCCTGAAAATTATAAGTATAAAAGGTGCAATAGATGTGAAGTTTTAGATTTAGAATTTAAAGATAATAGGCCTTATTTAAATACTAACGTAACTATTAAAGCTAAATTAGTTCCAGTAAAACTACTTATGGATTCTGGAGGTAGTGATGCCTTATGGTTATTCGAGGATAAAGATAAGGGCTTGCAGCATAGCGAAAAATATTTTGAAGATTTTTTAGGTTCTGGACTTAGTGGAGACGTTTTTGGTAAAAGAACTAAAATAGAAGCGCTAAACTTAAATCGTTTTACTATTAAATATCCTAAAGTTGCTTTTCCTGATTCTGTAACTGTGAAGGCAGTTAAAAAATTTAAAGATAGAGATGGTACAATTGGTGGCGAAATTTTAAAGCGATTTAATCTAATTGTAGATTATTCAAACTCTAAGATTACTCTTAAAAAAAATAGTAGTTTTCATGATGCGTTTAGTTATAATAAAAGTGGTTTGCAAGTAGAGCACGATGGTGTTAGAGTGGTCATGGAGATTAATGTTGAAGAAAACAGTGCTCATATTAGAAGTGAACAGTCCAATTCCATTGCAGTTAATAGTGTAGTAAAGACAAATCGTAATTTTTCATTAAAACCAACATATATAGTACATAATGTTGTCAAAAACTCTCCTGCTTATTGGGCTGGAGTCCAAAAAGGTGATGTTATTTTAACAATAAATAATAAAATTACTTTTGATTTAACATTAGATCGTATTGTTAATCACTTTTATAAAAAATCAGGTACTCAAATTAAATTGTTAGTCAATAGAAATGGTTACGAAAAAGAAATTAAATTTAGATTAAAATCTCCCATAGAATAG
- a CDS encoding class I SAM-dependent methyltransferase, translating into MYEQTFPHKRFKLTYQFLEKHISKSETILDLGVENPFTKILKDNSYNVENTKGEDLDFDVSSIKNSQATVVTAFEIFEHLLNPFTVLQSIKADKLVISVPLKLWFSSAYRSKTDPWDRHYHEFEDWQLDWLLEKTGWKIIDRHKWTNPTKKIGIRPILRWFTPRYYIIYAERA; encoded by the coding sequence GTGTACGAACAAACTTTTCCGCATAAACGCTTTAAACTAACGTATCAATTTTTAGAAAAACATATTTCTAAATCTGAAACAATTTTAGACTTAGGAGTAGAAAACCCATTTACTAAAATATTAAAAGACAATAGTTACAATGTTGAAAACACTAAAGGCGAAGATTTAGATTTTGATGTTTCAAGTATTAAAAACTCTCAAGCCACAGTCGTTACAGCTTTTGAAATTTTTGAACATTTATTAAACCCCTTTACTGTTTTACAAAGTATAAAAGCGGACAAATTAGTAATTAGCGTACCACTTAAATTATGGTTTTCTTCGGCTTACCGAAGCAAAACAGATCCTTGGGATAGGCATTATCACGAGTTTGAAGATTGGCAATTAGATTGGTTATTAGAAAAAACAGGTTGGAAAATTATTGACAGACATAAATGGACTAATCCCACCAAAAAAATTGGAATCAGACCTATTTTAAGATGGTTTACACCTAGATATTATATTATTTATGCTGAAAGAGCTTAA
- a CDS encoding valine--tRNA ligase → MQIPSKYNAIQAENKWYDYWMKNNYFHSEPDDREPYTIVIPPPNVTGVLHMGHMLNNTIQDVLIRRARLQGKNACWVPGTDHASIATEAKVVAKLKEQGIDKNDLTRDQFLAHAWEWTEEYGGVILEQLKKLGCSCDWDRTKFTMDDDMSEAVIKVFVDLHNKGLIYRGYRMVNWDPEAKTTLSDEEVIHEERQGNLYYINYKIEGSDNTLTIATTRPETIFGDTAICINPEDERFAHLRGKKAIVPISNRVIPIIEDDYVDIEFGTGCLKVTPAHDENDKNLGDKHKLEVIDIFHEDATLNSFGLQFEGQDRFVARKNVAKELETLGVLVKTETHMNKVGTSERTKAVIEPRLSDQWFLKMEELVKPAIEAVLGEDAEIKLFPKKFENTYRHWMENIRDWNISRQLLWGQQIPAYFYGDGKEDFVVAETIELAVEKAQKVTGKADLKAEDLKQDTDALDTWFSSWLWPMSVFDGIRNPENEEIKYYYPTNDLVTGPDILFFWVARMIIAGYEYKDQKPFNNVYLTGLVRDKQRRKMSKSLGNSPDALKLIEEYSADGVRVGLLLSSAAGNDLMFDEALCQQGKGFGNKIWNAFNLTNLWEVSDTIAQPESSKIALDWYQSKFSEALLEIEDHFSKYRLSDALMAIYKLVYDDFCGWLLEIVKPAYQQPIDAATYNKVMSIFEDNLKILHPFMPFLSEEIWQYIAERTPEEALIVAKWPEAKPVNKELIAQFEFASEVISGIRTVRKEKNIAFKDAIGFSVINNENSNTAFDTVIAKLGNLEAIDYVNEPVEGALTFRVKSNEYFIPMDGAIDVEAEIVKLTEELKYTEGFLKSVQKKLSNERFVAGAPEQVIANERNKEADALAKIETLKSSLASLKS, encoded by the coding sequence ATGCAAATTCCATCAAAATATAATGCTATACAAGCAGAAAATAAGTGGTATGACTACTGGATGAAAAATAATTATTTTCATTCAGAACCAGACGACAGAGAGCCTTACACAATTGTAATTCCTCCTCCAAACGTAACAGGAGTCTTACATATGGGACACATGCTTAATAATACTATACAGGATGTTTTAATTCGTCGCGCACGTTTACAAGGTAAAAATGCCTGTTGGGTACCTGGTACAGATCACGCATCAATTGCTACTGAAGCTAAAGTTGTTGCTAAATTAAAAGAACAAGGTATTGACAAAAATGACCTGACAAGAGACCAGTTTTTGGCACATGCTTGGGAATGGACAGAAGAATATGGAGGCGTAATTCTTGAACAACTTAAAAAATTAGGATGTTCTTGCGATTGGGATCGTACCAAATTTACAATGGACGACGACATGTCTGAAGCTGTAATTAAAGTGTTTGTGGATTTACACAACAAAGGATTAATATATAGAGGTTACCGCATGGTAAACTGGGATCCTGAAGCAAAAACAACCTTGTCTGATGAGGAAGTTATCCACGAAGAGCGTCAAGGAAACCTATATTACATAAATTATAAAATTGAAGGCAGTGACAATACATTAACTATTGCTACCACACGTCCTGAAACTATATTTGGAGATACAGCAATTTGTATTAATCCAGAAGACGAACGTTTTGCACACTTACGTGGAAAGAAAGCCATAGTGCCAATTTCTAATCGTGTTATTCCTATAATCGAAGATGATTATGTTGATATCGAATTTGGAACTGGGTGTTTAAAAGTTACACCAGCACATGACGAAAACGATAAGAATCTTGGAGATAAGCACAAATTAGAAGTTATAGATATCTTTCATGAAGATGCAACATTAAATAGCTTTGGATTACAATTTGAAGGTCAGGATCGTTTTGTGGCTAGAAAAAATGTAGCTAAAGAATTAGAAACATTAGGTGTTTTAGTAAAAACTGAAACCCACATGAATAAAGTAGGGACTTCAGAACGTACAAAAGCTGTTATCGAGCCAAGATTAAGTGACCAATGGTTCTTAAAAATGGAAGAGTTGGTTAAGCCAGCAATCGAAGCTGTTTTAGGAGAAGATGCTGAGATTAAGTTATTTCCGAAGAAATTTGAAAATACATACCGTCATTGGATGGAGAATATTCGTGATTGGAATATCTCACGTCAATTACTTTGGGGACAACAAATTCCTGCCTATTTTTATGGAGATGGTAAAGAAGATTTTGTAGTTGCAGAAACTATTGAACTAGCTGTTGAAAAAGCACAAAAAGTAACAGGAAAAGCAGATTTAAAAGCAGAAGATTTAAAACAAGACACAGATGCTTTAGACACTTGGTTTAGCTCTTGGTTATGGCCAATGTCTGTTTTTGATGGAATCCGTAATCCAGAAAACGAAGAAATTAAATATTACTATCCTACTAATGATTTAGTAACAGGACCAGATATTTTATTCTTTTGGGTTGCACGTATGATAATTGCAGGTTATGAGTATAAAGACCAAAAACCATTTAACAATGTCTATTTAACAGGTTTAGTACGTGATAAGCAACGTCGTAAAATGAGTAAGTCCTTAGGTAACTCGCCAGACGCTTTAAAATTAATAGAAGAGTATAGTGCAGATGGTGTTAGGGTTGGGTTACTATTAAGTAGTGCAGCAGGAAATGATTTAATGTTTGATGAAGCCTTATGCCAACAAGGTAAAGGTTTTGGAAACAAAATTTGGAACGCTTTTAACTTAACCAATTTATGGGAAGTTAGTGATACTATTGCGCAACCAGAATCTAGTAAAATAGCTTTAGATTGGTACCAGTCTAAGTTTAGTGAAGCTTTATTAGAAATTGAAGATCACTTTAGTAAATACCGATTAAGTGATGCTTTAATGGCTATTTACAAACTAGTTTACGACGATTTTTGTGGTTGGTTATTAGAGATTGTAAAGCCAGCATATCAACAACCAATTGATGCTGCTACATATAATAAAGTGATGTCTATTTTTGAGGATAACTTAAAAATATTGCATCCATTTATGCCTTTCTTATCCGAAGAAATTTGGCAGTATATTGCTGAAAGAACTCCGGAAGAAGCACTAATTGTTGCAAAATGGCCTGAAGCTAAACCAGTAAACAAAGAGTTAATTGCACAGTTTGAATTTGCTTCAGAGGTTATTTCTGGAATAAGAACCGTTAGAAAAGAAAAGAACATCGCTTTTAAGGATGCGATTGGTTTTTCAGTTATAAATAACGAAAACTCAAATACAGCGTTTGATACTGTAATTGCAAAATTAGGTAATTTAGAAGCTATCGATTATGTAAATGAACCTGTTGAAGGTGCATTAACCTTTAGAGTAAAATCTAACGAGTACTTTATTCCAATGGATGGTGCAATAGATGTAGAAGCAGAAATTGTTAAGCTAACGGAAGAGTTAAAGTACACAGAAGGTTTTCTTAAATCTGTACAAAAGAAACTATCTAACGAGCGTTTTGTTGCAGGAGCACCAGAGCAAGTAATTGCCAATGAGCGTAACAAAGAAGCAGATGCTTTAGCTAAAATAGAAACATTAAAAAGTAGCTTGGCTAGTTTAAAGTCGTAG
- a CDS encoding pyridoxal phosphate-dependent aminotransferase: protein MPKISQKGQSMPQSPIRKLVPFAEKAYKMGKTVYHLNIGQPDIKTPQAALDAVKMHGLDILAYTRSEGSEEYRKKIANYYQKNDIHVKHDDIIVTTGGSEALLFAFGSIMDVDDEVIIPEPFYANYNGFSTASGVKVVPVISKIEDNFALPAIEEFEKLITPKTKAILICNPGNPTGYLYSKDEIKKLAEIVKKHDLFLIADEVYREFAYDGAKHYSILQEQGLDDHAIVIDSVSKRYSMCGARIGCLVSKNKEVIATALKFAQARLSPPTLAQIASEAALETPQSYFDDVIEEYVERRNVLIAELQKIDGVQVANPKGAFYCIAQLPIKNSDAFAQWLLEDFDIDGETVMVAPAAGFYSTPGVGLNQIRIAYVLNQDSLKKAVNIIKQALKVYKD from the coding sequence ATGCCAAAAATTTCTCAAAAAGGGCAATCAATGCCACAGTCACCAATTAGAAAGTTAGTTCCTTTTGCTGAAAAAGCATATAAAATGGGAAAAACTGTTTATCATTTAAATATTGGGCAACCAGATATTAAAACACCACAAGCAGCTCTTGATGCAGTAAAAATGCATGGCTTAGATATATTAGCTTATACACGATCTGAAGGATCTGAAGAGTATCGCAAAAAAATCGCTAACTATTACCAAAAAAATGATATCCATGTAAAACATGACGATATTATTGTAACTACAGGTGGTAGTGAAGCATTACTTTTTGCTTTTGGAAGCATTATGGATGTTGATGACGAAGTGATTATTCCTGAACCGTTTTATGCAAATTACAATGGATTTTCAACTGCATCTGGTGTTAAGGTCGTACCTGTAATTTCGAAAATAGAAGACAATTTTGCCTTACCTGCAATTGAAGAGTTTGAAAAACTTATCACACCAAAAACTAAAGCAATATTAATCTGTAATCCAGGAAACCCAACTGGTTATTTATATTCAAAAGACGAAATAAAAAAATTAGCCGAAATAGTTAAAAAGCATGATTTGTTTTTAATAGCTGACGAGGTTTATCGTGAGTTTGCTTACGATGGAGCAAAACACTATTCTATATTACAAGAACAAGGTTTAGACGACCATGCAATAGTCATAGACTCTGTGTCTAAACGTTACAGTATGTGTGGTGCAAGAATTGGTTGTTTAGTCTCTAAAAACAAAGAAGTTATCGCAACTGCATTAAAATTTGCACAAGCAAGATTAAGCCCTCCAACCTTGGCACAAATTGCTAGTGAAGCTGCTTTAGAAACACCACAAAGTTATTTTGACGATGTTATTGAAGAGTACGTTGAAAGACGTAATGTGCTTATCGCAGAATTGCAAAAAATAGATGGTGTCCAAGTAGCTAATCCAAAAGGTGCTTTTTATTGTATCGCACAATTACCTATAAAAAATAGTGACGCTTTTGCACAATGGCTTTTAGAAGATTTTGATATTGATGGAGAAACCGTTATGGTCGCTCCTGCTGCAGGTTTTTACAGCACACCTGGAGTTGGATTAAATCAAATCCGTATTGCTTATGTATTAAATCAAGACAGTTTAAAAAAAGCAGTAAATATTATCAAACAAGCATTAAAAGTATATAAAGACTAG
- a CDS encoding T9SS type A sorting domain-containing protein: MFQSPFKVVMLVALFLPIYLFSQSGPGGVGNSTTQVLWLKPDGFSVADGTVLDTWDDTSGNANSLTQPDATFRPIVKTNIVNSYDVVRFEAGNRRLRKTNFTDFPSTQITTFYINKTTDSGDGILSYNSIGRDNDYLLFNSGNLQYYRANNTGLNIDANDGAWHMVDMSWINTGTGLKSYLDGVSKRTANHNNGTSITPGGSLSLAGEQDAVDANYAEGQSHQGDFAEVIIFNQFINTAERVIIQNYLTAKYGLTLDSTVDFYTQDNAVNGNFDFDVAGIGQASDGSNHTDSRGTGIVTINSPSALSNGDYLFWGEQTKDPAYTLVSETTTYTNQLNSKWRVSKVGDLGTVTVSFDISSIASSIQCNTLQLVVDNDSNFGSPSIFNLVVSGNTATATGVSFTDGDYFTLRNIDSIVWDGTTYFNGSGALNAPNNTDSCLKLIVKSGSTAFLAEDAFVRDVEVQSGATLQVEDGILLEVENGIVNQGTIELLGDAQLIQKHTGTSLNSGSGDLKIRQQGSYNLYNYNYWSAPVNRGGDWQVSFLETEAGPVGFTSGYDANPLASPGEISSYWLHTFNNLIDNYYGWNHISTTTPLSPTTGYIMKGSGNVSPSPFPSVDQNYVFKGTANDGDYNVSALGGNQILIGNPYPSAIDADQFITDNLSVLDGTLYFYEHFESNNSHILANYKGGYATYNLLTSIGSPAPPTNGGTTTKGAPTSNVAVAQGFFVKIANSGTIIFNNNQRIFAKEAAGETTFFRSAQATLADNRIKFWLKFKDNNDNESTIALGYDNNASTDFDKGYDSKMFNDLPNDLYWVIPDQRLSIQGLNTFDVSDEIPLGIDISNSGNFTFEISETLNFPTNQKIYLKDNQTNTLHDIKSNPVTLNLVSGVDESRFSIVYQSSETLSNEDFITTQSLVYFDSSKNALVFKGIENLNSIKNINVFNLLGQNVKTINSIESEEVDLSNINSGVYIAKIAKANGQLVNLKFIKR; encoded by the coding sequence ATGTTTCAAAGTCCCTTTAAAGTAGTAATGCTTGTAGCATTATTTTTACCCATTTATTTGTTTTCTCAATCTGGTCCAGGTGGTGTTGGTAATTCAACAACGCAAGTGTTATGGTTAAAACCAGATGGTTTTTCTGTAGCAGATGGCACTGTATTGGATACTTGGGATGATACTTCAGGTAATGCAAACTCATTAACACAGCCTGACGCAACATTTAGACCAATAGTTAAAACTAATATTGTTAATAGTTATGACGTTGTTAGATTTGAAGCTGGTAATAGACGTTTAAGAAAAACTAATTTTACAGACTTTCCTTCAACACAAATTACTACGTTCTACATTAATAAAACTACTGATTCAGGTGATGGTATTTTGTCATATAATTCAATAGGACGTGATAATGATTATTTACTATTTAATAGTGGTAATTTACAGTACTATCGTGCAAACAATACAGGTTTAAATATTGATGCTAACGATGGTGCCTGGCATATGGTAGACATGAGTTGGATAAATACAGGTACTGGTTTGAAATCATACTTAGATGGTGTTTCAAAAAGAACAGCTAATCATAACAATGGAACAAGTATTACTCCAGGTGGAAGTCTTTCATTAGCAGGAGAGCAAGATGCGGTAGATGCTAATTATGCAGAAGGGCAATCTCATCAAGGTGATTTTGCTGAGGTTATTATTTTTAACCAATTTATCAATACTGCTGAAAGAGTTATTATTCAAAACTACTTAACAGCAAAATATGGTTTAACTTTAGATAGTACTGTAGATTTTTACACTCAAGATAACGCTGTAAATGGTAACTTCGATTTTGATGTAGCTGGAATTGGTCAAGCTTCAGATGGAAGTAATCATACAGATTCTAGAGGAACAGGAATTGTAACAATTAATTCGCCTTCAGCCTTATCAAACGGAGACTATTTGTTTTGGGGAGAACAAACTAAAGATCCTGCATATACATTGGTAAGTGAAACCACTACTTATACAAATCAGTTAAATTCTAAATGGCGTGTTAGTAAGGTTGGAGATTTAGGTACAGTTACTGTGTCTTTTGATATTTCAAGTATCGCTAGTAGTATTCAATGTAATACATTACAATTAGTTGTAGATAATGATAGTAATTTTGGAAGTCCGTCCATATTTAATTTAGTAGTTTCAGGTAATACAGCAACAGCAACAGGCGTGTCTTTTACAGATGGAGATTATTTTACACTTAGAAATATAGATTCGATTGTTTGGGATGGTACGACATACTTTAATGGGTCTGGAGCATTAAATGCACCAAATAATACAGATTCATGCCTTAAGTTAATTGTTAAGTCCGGAAGTACTGCCTTTTTAGCCGAAGATGCTTTTGTTAGAGACGTTGAGGTACAATCAGGCGCTACATTACAAGTTGAAGATGGTATTTTATTAGAAGTAGAAAATGGTATTGTAAATCAAGGTACTATAGAGTTGTTAGGCGACGCACAACTTATTCAAAAACATACAGGAACAAGTTTAAACTCTGGTTCTGGTGATTTAAAAATTAGACAACAAGGTTCTTATAATTTATATAATTATAATTATTGGAGTGCTCCAGTTAATAGAGGTGGAGATTGGCAAGTAAGTTTCTTAGAAACCGAAGCTGGTCCTGTAGGTTTTACGTCAGGTTATGATGCTAATCCTTTGGCTTCGCCAGGAGAAATTAGTAGTTATTGGTTGCATACTTTTAATAATTTAATTGATAATTATTATGGATGGAATCACATTTCAACCACCACACCACTTAGTCCAACAACGGGTTATATAATGAAAGGATCTGGAAATGTATCACCATCTCCATTCCCATCTGTGGATCAAAATTATGTATTTAAAGGCACAGCTAATGATGGCGATTACAATGTGTCAGCCTTAGGCGGAAATCAAATTTTAATAGGAAATCCTTATCCATCAGCAATTGATGCTGACCAGTTTATTACAGATAATTTATCAGTACTTGACGGAACTTTATATTTTTATGAACATTTTGAATCTAACAACTCTCATATTTTAGCCAATTATAAAGGTGGTTATGCAACTTACAATTTGTTAACGTCTATAGGTAGTCCTGCTCCTCCAACAAATGGAGGTACAACAACTAAAGGGGCTCCAACAAGTAATGTAGCTGTAGCGCAAGGTTTTTTTGTAAAGATTGCCAATTCTGGAACCATAATCTTTAATAATAATCAGCGTATTTTTGCTAAAGAGGCTGCAGGTGAAACTACTTTTTTTAGATCTGCTCAGGCAACTTTAGCGGATAACCGTATTAAATTTTGGCTTAAGTTTAAAGATAATAATGATAACGAGTCTACTATTGCTTTAGGTTATGATAATAATGCTAGTACAGATTTTGATAAAGGTTACGATAGTAAAATGTTTAACGATTTGCCTAATGATTTATATTGGGTTATTCCTGATCAAAGATTAAGTATTCAAGGTCTAAATACTTTTGATGTTTCAGACGAGATTCCTTTAGGAATTGATATTTCAAATTCTGGTAATTTTACTTTTGAAATTAGTGAAACTTTGAACTTTCCAACAAATCAGAAAATCTATTTAAAAGATAATCAAACTAATACGTTACACGATATTAAATCTAATCCTGTAACATTAAATTTAGTGTCAGGAGTTGATGAGTCTAGATTCTCTATTGTATATCAATCATCAGAAACTTTATCTAATGAAGATTTTATAACCACACAGTCTTTAGTATACTTTGATAGTTCTAAAAATGCTTTAGTATTTAAAGGTATTGAAAACCTGAATAGTATTAAAAATATAAATGTATTTAACCTATTAGGTCAAAATGTTAAAACTATAAATTCTATTGAATCTGAGGAAGTTGATTTGTCAAACATAAACTCAGGAGTATATATTGCTAAAATAGCAAAGGCTAATGGACAGTTGGTTAATCTTAAATTTATTAAACGTTAA
- a CDS encoding DNA/RNA non-specific endonuclease: MSNKTKYSILTALVIIVSYGVNNYLDSKDKIDTVIQGTTVKNNTNEYFLPTSTTGQIIHHNGYSLSYSEPHEQAEWVAYELKKSHLSNADYKRPYFEVDHAVKTGAAHWRNYKKSGYDRGHLCPAGDRKYSQEAHDETFLTSNIAPQNHDFNAGVWNRLEQKTRYWASKYDGVFVVTGGVLENGLKTIGEEEVSIPNQFYKVLIDNNNGTTKVIAFLLPHMESEQPLYKFVTSVDHIEQLTGIDFFSELDDAIEDRLEASSSYKGWSF; encoded by the coding sequence ATGTCTAATAAAACTAAGTATTCTATATTAACAGCTTTAGTAATTATAGTATCGTATGGTGTAAATAATTATTTAGATTCCAAGGATAAAATAGACACTGTAATACAAGGTACAACAGTAAAAAACAATACCAACGAGTACTTTTTACCAACAAGCACGACTGGACAAATTATACACCATAATGGTTATAGTTTAAGTTATAGCGAGCCACATGAACAAGCAGAATGGGTAGCTTACGAACTAAAAAAATCTCATTTAAGTAATGCGGATTATAAACGTCCTTATTTTGAAGTGGATCATGCTGTAAAAACAGGTGCTGCACATTGGCGTAATTATAAAAAATCAGGTTACGATCGTGGACACCTTTGTCCAGCAGGAGACAGAAAATATAGCCAAGAAGCACATGACGAAACTTTTTTGACTAGTAATATCGCTCCTCAAAATCACGATTTTAATGCAGGAGTTTGGAATAGATTAGAACAAAAAACACGTTATTGGGCTAGTAAATACGATGGTGTTTTTGTAGTTACAGGAGGTGTTTTAGAAAATGGATTAAAAACAATAGGAGAGGAAGAGGTGTCTATTCCTAATCAGTTTTATAAAGTATTAATTGACAATAATAATGGAACTACCAAAGTGATTGCTTTTTTATTACCACACATGGAGTCTGAACAACCTTTATATAAATTTGTAACCTCTGTAGATCATATAGAACAATTAACTGGTATTGATTTCTTTTCAGAATTGGATGACGCTATTGAAGATAGGCTTGAAGCATCAAGCAGTTATAAAGGATGGAGCTTTTAA
- a CDS encoding DUF1573 domain-containing protein, which yields MKKLFTILFIGLISLSMNAQDKVAKIEFKDTTIDYGTINRGDNGVRTFEFTNTGNAPLIVSKVSSSCGCTVPKKPEAPVMPGETGEIEVKYDTNRVMPIRKTITVLSNADTPTVSLKIRGEVIDPAKTSVLEKKGKSVMEQ from the coding sequence ATGAAAAAATTATTTACAATATTATTTATCGGACTTATTAGTTTATCGATGAATGCTCAGGACAAAGTAGCAAAAATAGAGTTTAAAGATACGACTATAGACTACGGAACTATTAACAGAGGAGATAATGGTGTAAGAACTTTTGAGTTTACAAACACTGGTAATGCACCTTTAATTGTATCTAAAGTTAGCTCTAGCTGTGGATGCACAGTACCTAAAAAACCAGAAGCACCAGTAATGCCTGGAGAAACTGGAGAAATTGAAGTAAAATATGATACTAACAGAGTTATGCCTATTAGAAAAACAATTACTGTTTTATCTAATGCTGACACACCAACAGTATCTTTAAAAATAAGAGGAGAAGTTATTGATCCTGCTAAAACTAGTGTTTTAGAGAAAAAAGGAAAAAGTGTAATGGAGCAATAA
- a CDS encoding glycosyltransferase, with protein MNFSIIIPAHNEASSIGVTLQSLVNQTLPPKQIVVVNDNSTDNTKTIVEDFQKQYNFIDLVNVTSSDKHLPGTKIINAFYKGYEVTNKNYDVICKFDADLIFPLNYLETLAFHFNKAASIGMVAGYCYIEKNNNWVLESITSKDHIRGALKAYRKDCFEAIGQLKKSMGWDTIDELLAKYNNWSIVLDESLHVKHLKPTGASYNKGAKHLQGEAMYKMRYGFTLTLITALKMSVKKKSFRYFKDYIVGYLKAASNKPERLVTKAEGQYIRNLRWKGVKQKLF; from the coding sequence GTGAATTTCAGTATAATCATTCCTGCGCATAACGAAGCTTCGTCCATTGGAGTAACATTACAATCACTAGTCAATCAAACGTTGCCTCCTAAACAAATTGTGGTGGTTAATGACAATTCTACTGATAACACCAAAACTATTGTAGAAGACTTTCAAAAACAGTATAATTTTATTGATTTAGTCAATGTGACTTCATCTGACAAGCACTTACCAGGAACTAAAATAATCAATGCCTTTTATAAAGGCTATGAGGTCACAAATAAAAATTATGATGTGATTTGTAAATTTGATGCCGATTTAATTTTTCCTTTAAATTATTTAGAAACATTAGCCTTTCATTTTAATAAAGCTGCATCTATTGGCATGGTTGCTGGCTATTGTTATATCGAAAAAAATAACAATTGGGTTTTAGAATCTATTACTAGTAAAGATCACATAAGAGGAGCACTTAAAGCCTACCGAAAAGATTGTTTTGAAGCCATAGGACAATTAAAAAAATCTATGGGTTGGGATACCATTGACGAGCTTTTAGCAAAGTATAACAACTGGTCTATTGTCTTAGATGAAAGTTTACATGTTAAGCATTTAAAACCTACAGGAGCCAGCTACAATAAAGGAGCAAAACACCTGCAAGGCGAAGCCATGTATAAAATGCGTTATGGTTTTACACTGACGTTAATTACTGCTTTAAAAATGAGTGTAAAAAAGAAAAGCTTTAGATACTTTAAAGATTATATTGTTGGGTATTTAAAAGCCGCAAGTAATAAACCAGAACGCTTAGTTACCAAGGCAGAAGGACAATATATTAGAAATTTAAGATGGAAAGGTGTAAAGCAAAAATTATTTTAA